The Chroicocephalus ridibundus chromosome 3, bChrRid1.1, whole genome shotgun sequence genome has a segment encoding these proteins:
- the LOC134513287 gene encoding amine sulfotransferase-like translates to MEPSKEYVFKYKGFYFGANTSPEYVASLEDFEIKDSDIFLTTYPKSGTVWTQNILSLIIHEGHRNGTENMETMERIPWLEYNVKNKDYADLPLPRVFATHLPYYLVPRDLRNKRARVIYVSRNPKDVMVSYYHFSKYMSAVEEVADFNLFMERFLAGKVLGSSWLDHVAGWYSHAEDFNILFLTYEEMKKDLRSAVLKICNFLGKKLSEEEVDSVVRQATFENMRKDPRANYENLPDDLVAKDKGSFLRKGTVGDWKNIMTVAQSERFDQVLKEKMKILPIKFIWDINDEM, encoded by the exons ATGGAGCCATCAaaagaatatgtttttaaatacaaagggttttattttggtgCAAATACTTCACCTGAGTACGTAGCTTCCCTAGAGGATTTTGAAATCAAAGATAGTGACATATTTCTAACTACTTACCCCAAATCAG gaactgtgtgGACTCAGAACATTTTGAGCTTAATAATTCATGAAGGCCACCGTAATGGAACAGAAAATATGGAGACCATGGAGAGAATCCCATGGCTGGAATACAATgtaaaaaataaggattatgcAGATCTTCCTTTGCCTCGTGTTTTTGCCACCCACCTGCCTTACTACTTAGTTCCAAGAGACCTGAGAAACAAAAGAGCACGT GTTATTTATGTTTCCAGGAACCCTAAGGATGTTATGGTTTCTTACTACCACTTCTCCAAATACATGTCCGCAGTAGAGGAAGTAGCAGATTTTAACCTTTTCATGGAGAGATTTTTAGCTGGCAAAG TCCTTGGCAGTTCATGGCTGGATCACGTTGCAGGCTGGTACAGTCATGCAGAGGATTTCAATATACTCTTCCTTACctatgaagaaatgaaaaag GATCTCAGAAGTGCTGTGCTGAAGATCTGCAACTTCCTAGGCAAGAAGCTGAGCGAAGAGGAAGTGGACAGCGTTGTGAGACAGGCTACCTTTGAGAACATGAGAAAAGATCCCAGAGCAAACTATGAGAACCTGCCAGATGACCTTGTAGCAAAAGACAAGGGCAGTTTTCTACGAAAAG gcactGTTGGAGACTGGAAAAACATCATGACAGTGGCACAGAGTGAAAGGTTTGATCAagttctgaaagagaaaatgaagatccTGCCCATCAAATTCATCTGGGATATTAACGATGAAATGTAG